CGTAGAGATGACCAATCGGTATATGGGACGCAATGCGGCTTTCCTGCTGGATCTGATGCGTGATACCCGCGTCAATATCATTGCCTCGACCGGCTACTATAAACAACCCTTCTTCCCTGCCCATTTCAGCGAATTAAGTGTACAGGCCATCGCCGATGACATGATCGCGGAAATCGAAACGGGTATTGATGGCACCGAATTAAAAGCCGGGGTGATTGCAGAAATTGGCTCCAGCCTCGATCAAATCACGGAAGATGAGCAGAAAGTGTTTGCGGCAGCCGCATTGGCACATCAGACGACAGGCTGTCCCATCTCCACCCATACCACATTAAGCACCATGGGGCGTGAACAGTTGGCACTGTTGAAAGCGTTTGGCGTTTCCCCCGAATATGTGGCGATCGGCCACTGTGATCTGAGAGATAACCTGAACACCATTATTCCGCTGCTGGAAGCCGGAGCATGGGTGCAATTCGATACGATCGGCAAGAATAATTACTATCCCGATAGCCGACGCATTACCATGTTACAAGAAGTCGCCAGGCGTGGGTTGCTCGATCGGGTGATGCTTTCCCAAGATATCACCCGCCGATCGCATCTGAAAAGCAATGGGGGCAATGGCTTCGATTATCTGTTAACCGTATTCGTTCCCAGGTTACTGGAAGCGGGTTTTTCCCAAAAACAGACAGACCAAATGCTGCGTGATAATCCTGCACGATTTTTCCAAATTTTCAAAAAGCAATCCGATATGAAGAGATAAAGAGAGGGATAACAACATGAAATTTGTCGTTGGTGGACAAATAGAAAAAGAGGCAATAGCCGGGGAAATTCGGCGATTGGCAGGCAACAAAGCCACTTCTGTGACAATCATGAATGACATTGAAGCGGCAATGGCAATCAAAAATGGCGAAGCAGATTATTATCTCGGTGCCTGCAATACCGGTGGCGGAGGCGCTCTGGCCATGGCCATTGCCCTTATCGGATTAGATCAATGTGCGACCATCGGCATGCCGGGAAAAATCCTGTCTAATGATGAGATCATTGCCCATGTGAAAGCCGGCAAGAAGGCATTTGGTTTCACCGGTCAGGATATTGATATCGTCCTGCCGGTGATCATCAACACGATCCTCTCACAAACCATCATCTCACGGTAAGGAGGCTGTCATGCAACATTTCCATGATTTCCTGCTGAGATTGATGGAAGTCGATCCGTTTAAAGCTGGATTATTGGCCGTCATTGGCGCCATTGCCGCGATGATGGCAAACCGTGGGATCGCCGTTTTCCATGATGGCCTGCGCCCACTGTTGCCGGAATACCTTGAAGGCCGCATGAGCCGCAAAGCACTCGCCGCCACCAGTTTCGCCCTGAGCATCGGCTTGGTGGTCGGTTTCGGCATTCCCTTCTCACTCACCGCCCCCATTGTCTTGGTTCACAGCCTGTTACTCGGCACAGACATGATCGGGATTTGGTGTGCCAACAGCCGGAGAGGCTTTATCGCCTCCGGCATCATTGGTGCCCTCTATGCCATCGCCTTACTGGCCGGCCTGCGTTCCGTGGTGGAACTGTTTGCCATGCTGCCCGTTAATTTCACCGATGACCTCAAGAAAGTCGGCGATCCGATTGTGGCCTGTTTTGCCCTGTTTCCTGCGATGGTCGTCGGCTACCAATATGGCTATCGCAAAGGGCTTTTGGTCATGTTCACCGCGCTGGCCGGCTATCTGGCAACTAAAGCCATTGGCCCATTGAGCTTTGGCGGCATGATCGAAAAACCCGTCAGCGTTGACCCTAACGGTGCCGCACTCTTGCTGTCGATGATTGCCATGTTTTACTTTGCCATGCGCGAACGCCCAACACAGCCAGCGGAGCAAAAAGGGGCCAATGAAGTCTTGGTCGGCCTGTTTTCCACCCGCATAGAA
This genomic interval from Xenorhabdus doucetiae contains the following:
- a CDS encoding DUF2620 domain-containing protein, translating into MKFVVGGQIEKEAIAGEIRRLAGNKATSVTIMNDIEAAMAIKNGEADYYLGACNTGGGGALAMAIALIGLDQCATIGMPGKILSNDEIIAHVKAGKKAFGFTGQDIDIVLPVIINTILSQTIISR
- a CDS encoding YhfT family protein, with translation MQHFHDFLLRLMEVDPFKAGLLAVIGAIAAMMANRGIAVFHDGLRPLLPEYLEGRMSRKALAATSFALSIGLVVGFGIPFSLTAPIVLVHSLLLGTDMIGIWCANSRRGFIASGIIGALYAIALLAGLRSVVELFAMLPVNFTDDLKKVGDPIVACFALFPAMVVGYQYGYRKGLLVMFTALAGYLATKAIGPLSFGGMIEKPVSVDPNGAALLLSMIAMFYFAMRERPTQPAEQKGANEVLVGLFSTRIERIQKNKWLLILCGGLTASAATMSFSLLAEGPVSLQLMAQGEQTNALLVALARAISFIPLVGTTAIATGVYSPNGMKFVFVAGLATNNPWIAFVAGGITMFIEIQLLAKIAIWLDKYPGVKACSGHIRTAITKMLEVALLVGAMIASNAILPGMGFMIVAGIYLLNRTSKRPLVEMAIGPIATIMVGILANMLFLLGIK
- a CDS encoding phosphotriesterase-related protein: MPLKVNDHLAVKTNNLLDVSGYTYVHEHLHIDLSDAKGSLDCRLDQYDLIVEELRYLYTLGVRNIVEMTNRYMGRNAAFLLDLMRDTRVNIIASTGYYKQPFFPAHFSELSVQAIADDMIAEIETGIDGTELKAGVIAEIGSSLDQITEDEQKVFAAAALAHQTTGCPISTHTTLSTMGREQLALLKAFGVSPEYVAIGHCDLRDNLNTIIPLLEAGAWVQFDTIGKNNYYPDSRRITMLQEVARRGLLDRVMLSQDITRRSHLKSNGGNGFDYLLTVFVPRLLEAGFSQKQTDQMLRDNPARFFQIFKKQSDMKR